The proteins below are encoded in one region of Sporosarcina sp. FSL K6-1508:
- a CDS encoding phage tail assembly chaperone, with protein sequence MTKTEKKKLTLAELIDKKEQYLVKKEGTEELYLEQLNATVTIVQPDRQTVLDAFESESDEYLVYSMVTEPDLKDKDLQKAYGCAEPIDIVTKIFDPGTVAGIAKAGLKLAGFESNVTVVKNLKN encoded by the coding sequence ATGACTAAAACCGAAAAGAAAAAACTAACTTTAGCAGAATTAATAGATAAAAAAGAACAATATCTCGTTAAAAAAGAAGGTACAGAAGAATTATATTTAGAGCAACTAAATGCAACCGTGACGATTGTTCAACCAGATCGTCAAACGGTTCTAGACGCCTTTGAATCAGAAAGTGATGAATACTTGGTATACAGTATGGTCACTGAACCGGACTTAAAGGATAAAGATTTACAAAAGGCATACGGTTGTGCTGAGCCTATAGATATTGTGACTAAAATATTCGACCCTGGTACTGTTGCGGGTATTGCTAAAGCAGGATTGAAATTAGCCGGTTTTGAAAGCAATGTAACAGTGGTTAAAAACTTAAAAAACTAA
- a CDS encoding phage tail tube protein encodes MAKLKSNKQVNGTFGSVWVNNEKWFDINKFESKVSFDYEDVNMAEDLATHKKLVGWNGEGTIEVKKVYSRGTKLMADILKTGIVPDIKIVTKLDDPGAYGAERASFGGVTFNEFSPMAFEQKTLMTEELPFNFSECDIIEQIEAA; translated from the coding sequence ATGGCGAAGTTAAAAAGTAATAAACAGGTCAACGGTACGTTCGGTTCTGTTTGGGTTAATAATGAAAAGTGGTTCGACATTAACAAATTCGAATCAAAGGTATCTTTTGACTATGAAGATGTAAACATGGCGGAAGATTTAGCGACTCACAAGAAATTAGTAGGGTGGAATGGTGAAGGTACTATCGAGGTGAAGAAAGTATATTCCCGTGGTACGAAGTTAATGGCGGATATTCTTAAAACAGGTATTGTACCGGATATCAAGATTGTAACCAAGTTGGATGATCCCGGTGCATACGGGGCAGAACGCGCATCATTTGGTGGGGTAACATTCAACGAATTCTCACCTATGGCATTCGAGCAGAAAACTCTCATGACTGAAGAGCTACCATTTAACTTCTCTGAATGTGACATTATTGAACAAATCGAAGCAGCATAA
- a CDS encoding phage tail sheath C-terminal domain-containing protein, with translation MIILGLPKILLEFIGKAVTAIKRSQLGIVALIIKDDVQTAKTVTYKSIEDIKSVEWSAENLDYIKKAFMGTPSKIIIEVLPVETVEYTDALVRLNNKRFNYLAIPGIEALKVTDIVTWVKSKRDNDKKTFKAVLPNATTADHEGIINFTTDELLSEGKTYTTSQYTSRVAGALAGLPFTRSATYLEFPEVESIKEIEDPDAAVDNGELILINDGENIKIGRGVNSLKTTTGSKTEDFKSIRIVEVMDMISDDIRTTFDKFYVGKLNNIYDNQVLFFTSVNAYFAGLSDDEILDPAFDNRSQVDVRTQRLAWEEIGTDTSEWSDEEVRKRTFKRNVFAGANVKIVDAMEDLDMKIAI, from the coding sequence GTGATTATATTGGGATTGCCTAAAATTTTATTAGAATTCATAGGTAAAGCTGTCACAGCCATTAAACGTAGTCAACTAGGCATTGTTGCATTAATCATAAAGGATGATGTGCAAACTGCCAAAACAGTGACGTATAAGAGTATTGAGGATATCAAATCAGTAGAATGGTCTGCTGAAAACCTAGACTATATCAAGAAGGCATTTATGGGTACACCAAGCAAGATTATTATCGAGGTGTTACCAGTTGAGACTGTTGAATATACGGACGCTTTAGTGCGTTTAAACAATAAGCGCTTTAATTACCTTGCAATTCCTGGCATTGAAGCATTGAAAGTGACTGACATTGTTACTTGGGTTAAATCGAAACGCGATAACGATAAGAAGACGTTTAAAGCTGTATTGCCGAATGCTACTACTGCTGACCATGAGGGTATTATCAACTTTACGACTGATGAACTTCTTTCGGAAGGTAAGACGTACACGACTTCTCAATACACATCTCGCGTCGCAGGAGCGTTGGCAGGGTTGCCGTTCACGCGTTCAGCGACTTATTTAGAATTCCCCGAAGTGGAATCTATCAAAGAAATTGAAGATCCAGACGCAGCGGTTGATAACGGTGAATTGATTTTGATTAATGACGGTGAAAATATCAAAATTGGTCGCGGTGTAAATAGCCTTAAAACAACCACCGGCAGCAAGACAGAAGATTTCAAGTCTATTCGCATTGTGGAAGTTATGGACATGATTTCGGATGATATTCGGACGACGTTTGACAAGTTTTATGTTGGTAAGTTAAACAACATTTACGACAATCAAGTGTTGTTTTTCACTTCTGTTAACGCTTATTTCGCAGGATTGTCGGATGATGAAATTCTTGATCCTGCTTTTGATAACAGATCACAAGTAGATGTTCGAACACAACGTTTGGCATGGGAAGAAATCGGGACAGATACAAGTGAATGGTCAGATGAAGAAGTACGAAAACGTACATTCAAACGTAACGTATTTGCTGGTGCGAACGTGAAAATCGTAGACGCGATGGAAGATTTAGACATGAAAATTGCTATCTGA
- a CDS encoding phage tail terminator family protein — protein MITYKDLRIAVNRKLKTTGIEVNSEDVSEGFNRPSFFVEFLNIARSSDENQVHKSLSVQIYYFPTDRYKYAIEVLEMQETLENIFDLKLAIKDRLINVEDIDTGIVDGVLNCSFDLAFYDGREFTWNVDGTEIPFDPMEKLDIEYEKE, from the coding sequence ATGATCACTTACAAAGATTTACGAATAGCCGTTAATCGCAAATTAAAAACTACCGGAATTGAAGTGAATAGTGAAGATGTATCGGAGGGCTTTAATAGACCTTCTTTTTTTGTGGAGTTTTTAAATATTGCTCGGTCATCTGATGAGAACCAAGTCCACAAATCATTGAGTGTACAAATCTATTATTTCCCCACAGATCGTTACAAGTACGCTATCGAAGTGCTAGAAATGCAAGAAACGTTGGAAAACATTTTTGATTTAAAACTAGCTATTAAAGATAGGTTAATCAATGTGGAGGATATAGACACCGGTATTGTCGATGGTGTTTTAAACTGTTCGTTTGATTTAGCGTTTTATGATGGACGTGAATTTACCTGGAATGTGGACGGAACGGAAATACCGTTTGATCCAATGGAAAAATTAGATATTGAATATGAAAAGGAGTGA
- a CDS encoding HK97 gp10 family phage protein, with protein sequence MDFDMSGLTNLQQDLLDVAQNRLPRESFQLMRKIGSKARTVVAKEARSRVKKDSGDYHKRFKRGKVFKGADGEIVVRVINSAPHAHLIEHGHRLVRGGSEIGFVPGKKVMDHGLQNFDSSGQFEKMVEEWLDKLLRDGKL encoded by the coding sequence ATGGATTTCGACATGAGCGGTCTAACTAACTTGCAACAGGATTTGTTGGATGTCGCGCAGAATAGGCTTCCTCGTGAATCTTTTCAACTCATGCGTAAAATCGGCAGTAAAGCCCGGACAGTAGTGGCAAAGGAAGCCCGCAGTAGAGTGAAAAAGGATTCAGGGGACTACCACAAGCGATTCAAGCGAGGCAAGGTATTTAAAGGTGCAGATGGTGAGATAGTGGTACGGGTTATTAACAGCGCCCCACACGCCCATTTAATTGAGCATGGTCATAGATTAGTAAGAGGTGGTAGTGAAATCGGTTTTGTTCCCGGAAAAAAAGTCATGGACCATGGTTTGCAAAACTTCGATAGTAGCGGCCAATTCGAAAAGATGGTTGAGGAATGGTTGGATAAGTTACTAAGGGATGGGAAGCTATGA
- a CDS encoding phage head closure protein yields MQPFKYKPKVNTGDLRDRIDIYANVKYTNELEETSYRFMKIKTIWASLVPQTGSLQKQAADTILTNVTHKIIVRYSSVTSIVGDDINKLKDMQIFFKNHRFEIKYPLDPYFRKETIEIFCQELIT; encoded by the coding sequence ATGCAACCATTTAAGTATAAACCTAAAGTTAATACTGGTGATTTAAGAGATCGTATTGATATCTATGCGAACGTCAAGTACACGAATGAGCTTGAAGAAACTTCATATAGGTTTATGAAGATCAAGACCATTTGGGCTTCTCTCGTCCCTCAAACAGGAAGTCTGCAAAAACAAGCGGCTGATACGATTTTGACAAACGTTACGCATAAAATTATTGTTCGCTATAGTTCTGTAACTAGTATTGTAGGTGACGATATTAACAAATTAAAGGATATGCAAATTTTCTTTAAAAACCATAGGTTCGAAATTAAATATCCGTTAGATCCTTACTTTAGAAAAGAAACAATTGAAATCTTCTGTCAGGAGTTGATAACGTGA
- a CDS encoding termination factor Rho: MYKVVRDFKDRDGHFYRKGDSYPAAKQTATRIKTLSSTDNVYGQIFIKKAESPKAK, encoded by the coding sequence ATGTATAAAGTAGTCCGAGATTTCAAGGATAGAGACGGTCATTTTTATCGCAAGGGTGATAGTTACCCGGCAGCTAAGCAAACGGCCACTCGTATTAAAACATTGTCTTCCACAGATAATGTTTACGGTCAGATTTTTATTAAAAAAGCGGAATCCCCAAAAGCGAAGTAG
- a CDS encoding phage major capsid protein, with protein MTMKLTNHTDAYENAKLNYANVSKNEESTPEQIESAWSNMQDALVNSLTTQVTNNVATQNLDQTILSNRGANILTAAEQKFFNAVVQSDGFTSDVILPETTVERIYDDLTTDHPLLSVINFQNLGTITLTAITSEYEGAAVWGPIFGDIKGQLNAAFSQENIAQSKLTAFVVLPKDLAKFGPTWVEAYVRAQITETYAVALESAVINGAGPIKHEPIGLVRDLVVAVDPTNGHAKKAVAGALTLADSKATVREFANIGKFLSEKANGKKLNVSGKVALIINPSDAWDLKAEFTTQNSLGVYITAMPFNFTLIESVFATVGEVIAFVTDRYDAYRGGGVEVTEYKETLAMEDCNLHIAKTFAFGKPRDNKVAAIYTLPVTP; from the coding sequence ATGACTATGAAACTAACTAACCATACAGACGCGTACGAAAATGCAAAATTAAACTATGCTAACGTATCAAAAAACGAAGAATCTACACCGGAACAAATTGAATCAGCGTGGTCAAACATGCAAGATGCACTAGTGAATTCACTAACTACACAAGTAACGAATAACGTTGCTACTCAAAATTTAGATCAAACAATTCTTTCTAATCGTGGCGCTAACATCCTAACTGCAGCAGAACAAAAATTCTTTAATGCAGTTGTGCAATCAGACGGTTTTACATCTGATGTTATCCTACCGGAGACTACTGTTGAACGTATTTATGACGATTTAACAACAGATCATCCATTACTATCAGTAATCAACTTCCAAAACCTTGGTACAATCACACTAACAGCGATCACATCTGAATATGAGGGTGCTGCAGTATGGGGACCTATTTTCGGAGACATCAAAGGTCAATTGAATGCAGCATTCAGCCAAGAAAATATCGCACAATCTAAACTAACGGCATTTGTTGTATTGCCAAAAGACCTTGCTAAATTCGGTCCAACATGGGTAGAAGCGTATGTACGCGCGCAAATCACAGAAACATATGCAGTAGCGTTAGAAAGTGCGGTTATCAATGGTGCAGGTCCAATCAAACATGAACCAATCGGTTTAGTTCGTGACCTAGTGGTAGCCGTTGACCCAACAAACGGACACGCTAAAAAAGCTGTTGCTGGTGCATTGACGTTAGCTGATTCAAAAGCAACGGTTCGCGAATTTGCTAATATCGGCAAGTTTTTATCAGAAAAAGCAAATGGTAAAAAATTAAACGTATCGGGCAAGGTTGCATTAATCATCAATCCATCGGATGCATGGGATTTGAAAGCGGAATTCACTACTCAAAATTCATTGGGCGTGTACATCACAGCAATGCCGTTTAACTTCACTTTAATTGAGTCAGTATTTGCGACAGTTGGTGAAGTCATTGCATTTGTAACGGATCGTTACGATGCATACCGTGGCGGCGGTGTGGAAGTAACAGAGTATAAAGAAACACTAGCTATGGAAGATTGCAATCTACACATTGCGAAAACATTTGCATTTGGCAAGCCACGCGATAACAAAGTTGCAGCTATCTACACACTACCGGTTACTCCTTGA
- a CDS encoding head maturation protease, ClpP-related, with product MKRINIKGVIVFNDYKEIYDWYGIECTSVDDVVNELPTDGSPVEIIINSPGGHVDAGSEIYTHLKAYEGEITTKVYAMAASAASLVAMGGDKTLVAPTGQIMIHNVSGIVDGDYRVMHKEAGVLENYNSAIANAYILKTGKTQEEILQMMNDETYLNAQQAVEHGFADGIMFDEVAPKAASMTASLLPKEAVEKARQMIKGNKDKSSVPAASTVEDDTRISELVAQMGTMQGQLELLINNSKEEPEPLPVTSAKRKGFLF from the coding sequence ATGAAGAGGATTAATATCAAAGGTGTAATCGTATTTAATGATTATAAAGAAATTTACGATTGGTACGGAATTGAATGCACTAGTGTGGACGATGTTGTGAATGAATTACCAACAGACGGTTCTCCAGTCGAAATAATCATTAATTCACCAGGTGGACATGTTGATGCGGGTAGTGAGATATATACACACCTTAAAGCATATGAAGGTGAAATTACCACGAAAGTTTATGCAATGGCCGCATCTGCTGCTTCACTAGTGGCGATGGGTGGTGATAAAACGCTAGTTGCGCCTACAGGGCAAATTATGATTCACAACGTATCTGGAATTGTCGATGGCGATTATCGAGTGATGCATAAAGAAGCTGGCGTGCTTGAAAATTACAATAGCGCAATCGCTAATGCGTACATTTTAAAAACCGGTAAAACACAAGAAGAAATTCTTCAAATGATGAATGACGAAACTTATTTAAACGCTCAACAAGCGGTTGAACATGGTTTTGCAGACGGGATTATGTTTGATGAAGTAGCGCCGAAAGCGGCTAGTATGACAGCTTCTCTTTTACCTAAAGAGGCCGTCGAAAAGGCACGTCAAATGATAAAAGGAAATAAAGACAAATCTTCCGTACCCGCTGCATCAACTGTGGAAGACGATACGCGAATTTCGGAGTTAGTTGCGCAAATGGGCACGATGCAAGGCCAGTTAGAACTATTGATAAACAATTCAAAAGAGGAGCCTGAACCATTGCCAGTTACATCGGCAAAGCGTAAAGGATTCCTTTTTTAA
- a CDS encoding phage portal protein: MSWLKDIFQRNRALESSYDFSFSGIEIEQRAYLKSMALDICIGFIARTVSQSVFRISQDNKRIYDDWDYLLNVRPNTDQSAADFWQNFAYRAIFDNEVLVIKTDSNDLLIADSFTRKEYAVLPDVFSNVTVKDYTFVRTFNMDEVIHITYNNEKLSKFMNGMFEDYTELFSRMIQTSMYSNQIRALAGLDSNQSLDDKNLAKLQSFIDKMFNSFKKNAFAIVPKLKGFDYTELADGTNGGRSIEDITKISDKAVEHVAQLLGVPVALVRGDLSEYETALKAYDKFSYSPFLKKISDELNVKLISKKEYQAGRKIEVRGIVINDPLDKLLKMDKGVASGVLTPNEAREFMDLEPSDDPAMDKHYITKNYTEANHSSEGGEKTE, translated from the coding sequence TTGAGTTGGTTAAAAGATATTTTTCAAAGGAACCGAGCATTGGAGTCATCTTATGATTTTAGTTTTTCAGGAATCGAAATTGAACAAAGGGCCTATTTAAAAAGTATGGCATTAGATATCTGTATCGGTTTTATCGCACGTACTGTATCGCAATCAGTATTCCGTATTTCACAAGACAATAAACGTATCTATGATGATTGGGATTACTTATTAAACGTGCGACCAAATACAGACCAATCCGCTGCAGACTTTTGGCAGAACTTTGCATACCGTGCTATTTTCGATAACGAGGTACTGGTCATTAAAACGGATAGTAACGATTTACTTATTGCGGATTCATTTACACGTAAAGAGTATGCAGTTCTTCCGGATGTATTTTCAAACGTCACTGTTAAAGATTATACATTTGTTCGTACATTCAATATGGATGAAGTAATCCACATCACGTACAACAATGAAAAGTTATCAAAATTCATGAACGGTATGTTTGAAGATTACACCGAGTTATTCAGTCGTATGATTCAAACGAGTATGTATTCCAATCAAATTCGTGCATTAGCCGGGCTTGATTCTAATCAAAGTTTAGACGATAAAAATTTAGCGAAGCTACAATCATTTATTGATAAAATGTTTAACTCATTCAAGAAAAATGCATTTGCTATTGTGCCGAAACTTAAAGGTTTCGATTATACGGAATTGGCTGATGGCACAAACGGTGGACGTTCTATTGAAGATATTACAAAGATTTCTGATAAAGCCGTGGAGCATGTTGCGCAATTGCTTGGTGTTCCAGTAGCGTTAGTTCGTGGGGATTTGTCCGAATATGAAACGGCGTTAAAAGCGTACGATAAATTTTCATATAGTCCATTTTTGAAAAAGATTTCCGATGAATTAAACGTGAAATTGATCAGCAAAAAAGAATATCAAGCAGGACGTAAGATTGAAGTGCGCGGAATCGTCATCAACGATCCGTTAGATAAGTTGTTGAAAATGGATAAAGGTGTTGCTAGTGGCGTTTTGACTCCAAATGAAGCGCGTGAATTTATGGATTTGGAACCATCTGACGATCCGGCGATGGATAAGCACTACATCACGAAAAACTATACTGAAGCTAACCATTCATCGGAGGGAGGTGAGAAAACGGAATGA
- a CDS encoding terminase TerL endonuclease subunit, producing the protein METHKYVTDYIQSWQDGKITLNKERIMLIEWLEKDILTMEDAYFDVEMIEKFIQFANDRYFPLQPFQTLISCFVFMRYTDDETLVFDEFLIYMARGAGKNGFISVLADFFISELHGINNYNVSIVANSEKQAKTSFTEVYNKLNSKDEYKEAYKVRKETIENNKTMSVFQFHTSNAGTKDGLRDGCVIYDEIHQYEDSTIVDVFASGLGKVEDSRQFYLGTDGYVRDGFIDKIKERANNILERKVSVRDDSLFPFLCTVDDEEEMHNSDNWEKANPMFHKPLSPYAKTLLRVVTKQYRKLENDPSGYEEFITKRMNLPKVDLEKNVTSWVKILATNQEYDLNSLKGRECIGCLDYASIRDFVAAGLLFLKNDKYIIPKELTHSFVCKPFADKHYAYSRDKAEGNNKKDHRKFAPIREWENDGLLTVLDKESMDPYIIVNWFVKKREAGYNIKKIVADNFRMEILRPLFEAEGFEIEVIRNPDAASALLSPKIELAFDEERIVFGDNPLMRWYTNNVLVEIKKDGNKVYKKKEAVKRKTDGFMMFLYGMWATRDLEDFDVSDTLDALGMLDF; encoded by the coding sequence ATGGAAACACACAAATACGTCACCGATTATATTCAGTCGTGGCAAGATGGCAAAATAACACTAAACAAAGAACGAATCATGCTTATTGAATGGTTGGAAAAAGATATTTTGACGATGGAGGATGCGTACTTCGATGTTGAAATGATTGAGAAGTTTATTCAGTTTGCAAATGATCGTTACTTTCCTTTGCAACCATTTCAAACGCTTATCTCATGCTTTGTTTTCATGCGATATACAGATGACGAAACTTTAGTTTTTGATGAATTCTTAATATACATGGCCCGTGGTGCTGGTAAGAATGGATTCATTTCTGTACTTGCTGACTTCTTTATTAGTGAGTTGCACGGTATCAATAATTACAATGTATCTATTGTTGCCAACAGCGAAAAACAAGCCAAAACGTCATTTACCGAAGTTTATAACAAACTTAATAGCAAAGATGAATACAAGGAAGCTTACAAAGTTCGCAAAGAGACAATCGAAAATAATAAAACGATGTCAGTCTTTCAATTTCATACTTCGAACGCAGGAACGAAAGATGGATTGCGTGATGGCTGTGTAATTTACGACGAGATTCATCAATATGAGGATTCGACAATCGTAGATGTATTTGCATCTGGTCTAGGTAAAGTTGAAGATTCTCGACAGTTTTATCTCGGCACAGATGGGTACGTTCGTGATGGTTTCATCGACAAAATCAAAGAACGCGCCAATAACATCCTGGAGCGAAAAGTAAGTGTTCGTGACGACTCCCTTTTCCCCTTCCTCTGCACTGTGGACGATGAGGAAGAAATGCACAATAGCGATAATTGGGAGAAAGCAAATCCAATGTTTCATAAACCCTTATCGCCGTATGCGAAAACTTTATTGCGCGTTGTCACAAAACAATATCGCAAACTAGAAAACGACCCATCTGGTTACGAAGAGTTCATTACAAAACGAATGAATCTACCAAAAGTTGATCTTGAAAAGAATGTAACGTCATGGGTAAAAATATTAGCAACTAATCAAGAATATGATTTGAATTCATTGAAAGGCCGTGAGTGCATTGGCTGCTTAGATTACGCATCTATTCGGGATTTTGTAGCTGCAGGGTTATTATTTTTAAAAAATGACAAGTATATTATTCCAAAAGAATTAACGCATTCATTCGTCTGTAAACCATTTGCAGATAAGCATTATGCATATAGTCGAGATAAAGCAGAAGGTAACAATAAGAAAGACCATCGCAAATTCGCGCCAATCCGTGAATGGGAAAACGATGGTCTTTTAACTGTGCTTGATAAAGAAAGTATGGATCCATACATTATTGTGAATTGGTTTGTTAAAAAACGCGAAGCCGGATATAACATAAAAAAAATCGTGGCCGATAACTTCCGAATGGAAATATTGCGACCTCTATTTGAAGCGGAAGGTTTTGAAATTGAAGTCATTCGAAATCCTGATGCGGCATCAGCGTTATTATCTCCAAAAATTGAATTAGCCTTTGATGAAGAACGAATTGTATTTGGCGACAATCCATTGATGCGTTGGTATACCAACAATGTATTGGTTGAGATTAAAAAAGATGGCAACAAAGTTTACAAAAAGAAAGAAGCAGTCAAACGTAAAACGGACGGATTCATGATGTTTCTGTATGGCATGTGGGCGACACGTGACTTGGAGGATTTCGATGTAAGTGACACGTTAGACGCATTGGGTATGTTGGACTTCTAA
- a CDS encoding HNH endonuclease signature motif containing protein — translation MKAEYKTKAQQKKFYNSAAWNGKQGIRLQALRRDNWECQMCKAEGRVHLDSVKVKGERKSIQLNVHHIKEVETHPELATTLDNVTTICIRHHNIIHDRYQPAEVKWDDEKW, via the coding sequence ATGAAAGCTGAATACAAAACCAAGGCACAACAGAAGAAGTTCTATAACTCTGCTGCATGGAACGGTAAGCAAGGCATACGACTACAAGCATTGAGGCGTGACAACTGGGAGTGCCAGATGTGTAAGGCTGAAGGTCGTGTGCATTTAGATTCAGTCAAGGTTAAAGGCGAACGAAAGAGTATTCAATTGAACGTCCATCACATAAAAGAAGTCGAAACGCATCCTGAACTAGCAACAACATTAGATAACGTAACTACAATTTGCATAAGGCATCACAATATTATTCATGACAGGTATCAGCCAGCGGAAGTTAAATGGGATGATGAAAAGTGGTAA
- a CDS encoding MazG-like family protein — protein MNDLIKNIEQWATERNLHTAEPNKQMLKLGEEFGELCAGMARSDTAETLDALGDMFVVMTILAMQLGYPITECVEAAYEEIKNRKGKMVNGVFIKAADLP, from the coding sequence ATGAATGATTTAATTAAAAATATTGAACAATGGGCAACAGAACGGAATTTGCACACAGCAGAACCGAATAAACAAATGCTTAAACTTGGTGAAGAGTTTGGGGAGCTGTGCGCAGGTATGGCAAGGAGTGACACAGCTGAAACGTTGGACGCTTTGGGTGATATGTTCGTTGTCATGACGATTCTAGCGATGCAGTTAGGCTATCCGATTACGGAGTGCGTGGAAGCTGCTTACGAGGAAATCAAAAATCGTAAAGGGAAAATGGTAAACGGTGTGTTCATCAAAGCTGCTGATCTACCATGA
- a CDS encoding sigma-70 family RNA polymerase sigma factor, which yields MAKLIDGELRTKESIVSQWSAYVNSQARKVRARAYTLGFEHCDVVSEGNIGLLKAYDRYEEGHEVLFSALASKYIPGTIYNALRGPEIGLNYSRSIKELGYAIRREELGKENPQIIAEKLGALEKNVKYALEFLTHRFPGRLESPLGSDSENLTLGDSLTGLQDGTNLFVKDFIASLSDWEVSVLELISAGYGQTESARLLDSTQNRVARSLVKMRGKYEAYSNGVEYIEPRRGSKKKVVI from the coding sequence ATGGCTAAACTCATCGACGGTGAACTCCGTACAAAGGAATCCATCGTCAGTCAATGGTCCGCTTATGTTAATAGCCAAGCTAGAAAAGTTAGGGCTCGTGCGTACACCCTTGGATTTGAACATTGTGACGTTGTATCTGAGGGCAATATTGGGCTGTTGAAAGCCTATGACAGATATGAAGAAGGTCACGAAGTACTGTTCTCAGCATTAGCATCTAAATATATTCCTGGTACTATCTACAACGCACTAAGAGGTCCCGAAATTGGTTTGAATTATTCAAGGAGCATCAAAGAATTAGGCTATGCAATCCGTCGTGAAGAACTAGGAAAAGAAAACCCGCAAATAATCGCGGAGAAACTCGGAGCGTTAGAGAAAAACGTAAAGTATGCCCTCGAATTCTTAACGCACCGTTTCCCTGGTAGATTGGAATCTCCTTTAGGTTCAGATAGTGAGAATTTAACGCTAGGAGATTCGCTGACGGGGTTACAGGACGGTACGAACCTATTTGTTAAAGACTTCATTGCTTCGCTGTCAGATTGGGAAGTGAGCGTTTTGGAGCTCATATCAGCTGGATACGGTCAAACAGAATCAGCTAGGTTGTTAGATTCCACTCAAAACAGAGTCGCTCGTAGTTTAGTAAAAATGCGGGGTAAATACGAAGCCTATTCAAACGGTGTGGAATATATCGAACCGCGAAGAGGATCAAAAAAGAAAGTGGTGATTTAA
- a CDS encoding ERCC4 domain-containing protein yields the protein MIRYHYTETELNKILKSMTIVVDTRENVNGHILEYLRSKEVPLKIQTLKTGDYSAMIPANPELGIPRDLYLNSCLERKAHIDEITGNLQKDTRTAFENELIRASQNPFVLIVEDKDGYEAILKGKYRSKYEPKALLGTLKTFEARYNFSIVFLDKLYSGNYIYHHFYYQMREHLKRGAF from the coding sequence ATGATTCGCTATCACTATACAGAAACTGAATTGAACAAGATTTTAAAGTCAATGACGATTGTCGTCGATACTCGTGAAAACGTAAATGGTCATATCCTTGAGTATTTGCGAAGTAAAGAAGTGCCATTAAAAATACAAACTCTTAAAACTGGCGACTACTCAGCAATGATTCCTGCTAATCCAGAGTTAGGTATTCCAAGAGATTTGTATTTGAATAGTTGCCTAGAAAGAAAGGCTCATATTGATGAAATTACAGGTAACTTGCAAAAGGATACACGTACAGCATTTGAAAACGAATTGATCCGTGCAAGCCAAAATCCATTTGTCTTGATTGTGGAGGACAAAGACGGATATGAAGCTATTCTAAAAGGTAAATACCGTTCCAAATATGAGCCGAAAGCGTTACTCGGGACACTCAAAACGTTCGAAGCACGTTACAACTTTTCCATCGTTTTCTTGGACAAGTTATACAGCGGAAATTACATCTATCACCATTTCTATTACCAAATGCGAGAACACTTGAAACGAGGTGCTTTCTAA
- a CDS encoding YopX family protein produces MRELKFRVWTGEEMIFNETGLVGGNGFLEFIVFHTGYQDSDEWKTYKFMQYTGLKDKNGREIYEGDILDYKWKVSTRDLLIVEWSERDACFLMGGVRTDYAIAYGEVIGNIHENPELLGDTK; encoded by the coding sequence ATGAGAGAGTTAAAGTTTCGTGTTTGGACAGGTGAAGAAATGATATTCAATGAAACAGGTCTGGTAGGTGGTAATGGATTTCTAGAATTCATTGTTTTTCATACAGGTTATCAAGATTCGGATGAATGGAAAACTTATAAATTCATGCAATACACAGGCTTAAAAGATAAAAATGGACGTGAGATTTACGAGGGCGACATATTAGATTACAAATGGAAAGTGTCCACTAGAGACTTGTTGATTGTGGAATGGTCGGAAAGAGATGCGTGTTTCTTAATGGGTGGGGTTAGAACTGACTACGCGATTGCGTACGGTGAAGTCATCGGGAATATTCACGAAAACCCAGAATTGCTAGGTGATACCAAATGA